One part of the Enterococcus sp. DIV1094 genome encodes these proteins:
- the lysS gene encoding lysine--tRNA ligase translates to MTEEQQNQLEDLNDQMIVRREKMEQLRENGIDPFGKRFERTHNSQELHELFDPRTKEELTEMALTASVAGRMMTRRGKGKAGFAHLQDREGQIQIYVRKDRVGDEAYEVFKHADLGDFFGVTGEIMKTDTGEVSIKASEIVILSKALRPLPDKYHGLTNIEQRYRQRYLDLVSNRESFDRFMKRSQIISEIRRYLDGNGYIEVETPVLHNEAGGAAARPFITHHNALDMDLYLRIALELHLKRLIVGGMEKVYEIGRVFRNEGIDTTHNPEFTMLEAYTAYTDFQDVMNLTEGIIRNAAEKVLGTAKITYAGQAVDLESDFKRVHMVDAIKEHTGVDFWKEMTLEEALAIAKEHQVEVTEAMGVGHVINEFFEAFVEETLVQPTFVYGHPVEVSPLAKKNPEDPRFTDRFELFITGKEFANAFTELNDPIDQRERFEAQEKERELGNDEAHGLDEDFLEALEYGMPPTGGLGIGIDRLVMLLTDAQSIRDVLLFPTMR, encoded by the coding sequence GTGACTGAGGAACAACAAAATCAATTAGAAGATTTAAACGATCAAATGATTGTTCGTCGTGAAAAAATGGAGCAATTGAGAGAGAATGGGATCGATCCATTTGGTAAGCGATTTGAACGTACGCATAACTCACAAGAATTGCACGAACTATTTGATCCACGTACAAAAGAAGAATTAACGGAAATGGCATTGACAGCTAGCGTTGCTGGTCGTATGATGACACGCCGTGGAAAAGGAAAAGCTGGCTTTGCTCATCTCCAAGACAGAGAAGGCCAAATCCAAATCTACGTCCGTAAAGACCGAGTGGGTGACGAAGCTTATGAAGTATTCAAGCACGCCGACTTAGGAGATTTCTTCGGTGTAACTGGTGAGATCATGAAAACTGATACAGGTGAGGTATCGATCAAAGCCTCTGAAATCGTCATCTTATCAAAAGCACTTCGTCCATTACCAGATAAATATCATGGCTTGACGAACATTGAACAACGATACAGACAACGTTACCTAGACTTAGTAAGTAACAGAGAAAGCTTTGACCGCTTCATGAAACGCAGTCAAATCATCAGCGAGATCCGTCGTTATCTAGACGGTAATGGCTATATCGAAGTCGAAACACCAGTCTTACACAATGAAGCTGGTGGCGCAGCAGCACGTCCGTTCATCACGCATCATAATGCGTTAGACATGGATCTATATCTGCGTATCGCATTAGAACTTCATTTGAAACGTCTGATCGTGGGTGGCATGGAGAAAGTTTATGAAATCGGCCGCGTCTTCCGTAATGAAGGAATCGACACGACACACAACCCTGAATTTACGATGCTTGAAGCATATACTGCCTACACTGATTTCCAAGATGTGATGAACTTGACAGAAGGAATCATTCGTAATGCAGCTGAAAAAGTACTAGGAACAGCTAAAATCACTTACGCAGGTCAAGCAGTTGACTTAGAGAGTGATTTCAAACGTGTGCATATGGTCGATGCGATCAAAGAACACACTGGTGTCGATTTCTGGAAAGAAATGACATTAGAAGAAGCACTAGCAATTGCAAAAGAACATCAAGTTGAAGTGACGGAAGCAATGGGTGTCGGTCACGTCATCAATGAATTCTTTGAAGCATTTGTGGAAGAGACATTAGTGCAACCTACGTTTGTCTATGGACATCCAGTAGAAGTTTCTCCGTTAGCGAAGAAAAATCCAGAAGACCCACGCTTTACAGATCGTTTCGAATTATTCATCACAGGAAAAGAATTTGCGAATGCCTTTACTGAGTTGAATGATCCAATCGACCAAAGAGAACGTTTTGAAGCACAAGAAAAAGAACGTGAGCTTGGAAATGATGAAGCACATGGATTAGATGAAGACTTCTTAGAAGCATTAGAATACGGTATGCCACCAACCGGCGGACTAGGTATCGGAATCGACCGTCTAGTAATGCTGTTGACGGATGCGCAATCGATCCGTGACGTATTGCTATTCCCAACTATGCGTTAA
- the dusB gene encoding tRNA dihydrouridine synthase DusB, whose amino-acid sequence MDHTWKIGNVEIPNRVVVAPMAGITNAAFRVTVKEFGAGMVVCEMISDQGIHFRNKKTLEMLHIDETEHPLSLQIFGGNKDTLVEAAQFVEKHTTADIIDINMGCPVNKIIKAEAGAKWLLDPDKVYEMVHAVASAVDIPVTVKMRIGWDEEHVFAVENALAAQAAGAGAVAMHGRTRVQMYEGKANWEVLKEVKKQLTIPFMGNGDVKTPEDAKRMLEYVGADGVMIGRAALGNPWMIHRTQHYLETGELIPEPTAREKIATAKLHLERLVDLKGETIACREFRTHASYYLKGVSRAAKIKLAINKTEKQHEINGLLDQLVEKSEKLSLQS is encoded by the coding sequence GTGGATCACACATGGAAAATCGGTAATGTTGAAATCCCAAATCGTGTCGTTGTCGCTCCTATGGCAGGAATTACGAACGCTGCTTTTCGTGTAACCGTCAAAGAGTTTGGGGCAGGTATGGTGGTTTGTGAGATGATCAGTGATCAAGGCATCCATTTCCGTAACAAAAAAACATTGGAAATGCTCCATATCGACGAGACAGAACATCCATTAAGCCTACAAATATTTGGTGGGAATAAAGACACATTGGTAGAAGCAGCACAGTTTGTTGAGAAGCATACTACAGCAGACATCATTGATATCAACATGGGATGTCCAGTCAATAAAATCATTAAAGCAGAAGCAGGTGCGAAGTGGTTATTGGACCCTGATAAAGTCTACGAAATGGTTCATGCAGTTGCTTCAGCCGTTGATATACCAGTCACTGTGAAAATGCGTATTGGCTGGGATGAGGAACATGTCTTCGCTGTTGAGAACGCACTAGCTGCTCAAGCTGCCGGTGCCGGTGCAGTAGCCATGCACGGTCGTACTCGCGTACAAATGTATGAGGGGAAAGCCAATTGGGAAGTATTGAAGGAAGTCAAAAAGCAATTAACGATCCCGTTTATGGGAAATGGCGATGTGAAAACGCCAGAGGATGCAAAACGCATGTTGGAATATGTGGGTGCCGATGGTGTAATGATCGGACGAGCTGCGTTAGGGAACCCGTGGATGATTCACCGCACACAACATTACCTGGAAACTGGAGAACTGATTCCTGAACCAACAGCACGCGAAAAAATCGCTACTGCAAAACTACATCTAGAACGCTTAGTTGATTTAAAAGGAGAAACCATCGCTTGTCGTGAATTTCGCACACATGCTTCTTACTATCTAAAAGGTGTCTCACGTGCAGCAAAAATCAAATTAGCGATCAACAAGACAGAAAAACAGCATGAAATCAATGGACTGCTGGATCAATTAGTTGAAAAAAGCGAAAAATTATCGCTTCAATCATAG
- the hslO gene encoding Hsp33 family molecular chaperone HslO, which yields MEDYLVKALASDGFVRAYAVRATNTVAEAQKRHDTWHTSSAALGRALVGSLLLGATVKGEDKLTVRIQGDGPANGIVVDANGKGDVKGYINNPHLSLPLNAEGKIDVRGAVGTQGMFSVTKDLGLKEPFSGQTPIVSGELAEDFTYYLAISEQIPSAVGLSVLVNTDDSIKTAGGFMIQIMPGADEETIAKIEEQLKTTPRISTLLDEGLTPEEILQGLLGTDELQVLEKMPVQFKCDCSKEKFGEAIIALGATEIQAMIDEDHGAEAVCSFCNKKYTYTEEELASLKAEALGGI from the coding sequence ATGGAAGATTATTTAGTCAAGGCATTAGCCAGTGATGGTTTTGTTCGCGCATATGCCGTTCGTGCAACCAATACTGTCGCAGAGGCACAAAAACGTCATGATACTTGGCATACATCATCAGCAGCATTAGGTCGTGCATTAGTCGGCAGTCTGCTTCTAGGAGCTACCGTTAAAGGAGAAGATAAGTTGACTGTACGTATCCAAGGAGACGGCCCAGCGAATGGGATCGTCGTTGATGCGAACGGTAAAGGTGATGTGAAAGGCTATATCAACAATCCGCACCTTAGTTTACCGCTAAACGCAGAAGGTAAAATTGATGTACGTGGGGCAGTAGGAACACAAGGGATGTTCAGTGTAACGAAAGATTTAGGATTGAAAGAACCTTTCTCAGGTCAAACACCGATTGTTTCTGGCGAACTAGCCGAAGATTTTACGTACTATCTAGCAATCTCAGAACAAATCCCATCAGCGGTAGGATTGAGTGTATTGGTCAATACAGATGATAGTATCAAAACAGCCGGCGGATTTATGATCCAGATCATGCCAGGGGCAGATGAAGAAACGATTGCGAAAATTGAAGAACAATTAAAAACAACACCGCGTATTTCTACACTTTTAGATGAAGGGTTGACACCTGAAGAAATCTTGCAAGGGTTGTTAGGAACAGACGAGCTGCAAGTACTAGAAAAAATGCCTGTCCAATTCAAATGTGATTGTTCCAAAGAAAAATTTGGTGAAGCAATCATTGCATTAGGTGCAACAGAAATCCAAGCAATGATCGATGAAGATCATGGCGCAGAAGCAGTTTGCTCATTTTGCAATAAGAAATATACCTACACAGAAGAAGAACTAGCATCATTGAAGGCAGAAGCCTTGGGAGGAATCTAA
- the ftsH gene encoding ATP-dependent zinc metalloprotease FtsH — protein MNKKNNGMMKNALYYVLVILAMVMVVYFIFGNNGQRSSDIEYSKFTEQLQEGKIKNFEVQPANGVYKISGEYKEQQTVANSGGLSILGTTETSTTHFTTIILPNDTTLSQVTELAKDNNVATTIKEESSSGVWVSLLLSFLPIVIIVFFFYMMMGQQGGGGGGGGRVMNFGKSKAKEADKKANRVRFSDVAGAEEEKQELVEVVEFLKDPRRFIELGARIPAGVLLEGPPGTGKTLLAKAVAGEAGVPFYSISGSDFVEMFVGVGASRVRDLFETAKKNAPAIIFIDEIDAVGRQRGAGMGGGHDEREQTLNQLLVEMDGFDGNEGVIVIAATNRSDVLDPALLRPGRFDRQILVGRPDVKGREAILRVHARNKPIADDVDLKVVAQQTPGFAGADLENVLNEAALVAARRNKKKIDASDIDEAEDRVIAGPAKKDRVISKREREMVAYHEAGHTIVGLVLSRARVVHKVTIIPRGRAGGYMIALPKEDQFLMTKEDMFEQIVGLLGGRTAEEIIFNVQSTGASNDFEQATALARSMVTEYGMSDRLGPVQYEGNHQVFVGRDYGQTKAYSEQVAFEIDQEVRKILMEAHQKAHEIIEAHRAQHKLIAEKLLEFETLDAKAIKSLFEKGVMPEGAESADFPSEKEAQTFEEAKRALEEKDAEKQAEEKHDFEESEKELNDENQSTSTDEQNHPENR, from the coding sequence ATGAACAAAAAAAACAATGGCATGATGAAAAATGCCTTGTATTATGTCCTCGTAATCTTAGCGATGGTAATGGTCGTCTACTTTATTTTTGGTAACAATGGCCAACGGTCGTCAGATATCGAGTACTCAAAATTCACTGAACAATTACAAGAAGGCAAAATCAAAAACTTTGAGGTGCAACCAGCAAATGGTGTGTACAAAATCTCAGGGGAATACAAAGAGCAGCAGACAGTTGCAAATAGTGGAGGGCTATCGATCCTAGGTACTACCGAAACATCGACTACTCACTTCACAACGATCATTTTGCCAAATGATACAACATTGAGCCAAGTCACAGAGTTGGCTAAAGACAACAATGTCGCAACTACGATCAAAGAAGAATCAAGCAGCGGCGTATGGGTATCACTCCTATTGAGCTTCTTACCGATCGTCATCATCGTCTTCTTCTTCTATATGATGATGGGACAACAAGGTGGCGGCGGAGGCGGCGGTGGCCGTGTCATGAACTTTGGAAAATCCAAAGCGAAAGAAGCTGACAAAAAAGCCAATCGAGTTCGCTTCTCTGATGTAGCAGGCGCTGAAGAAGAGAAACAAGAACTTGTCGAAGTCGTTGAATTCCTAAAAGATCCAAGACGCTTCATTGAATTAGGCGCGCGTATCCCAGCCGGAGTTCTTTTAGAAGGACCTCCAGGAACAGGTAAAACATTGTTAGCAAAAGCTGTTGCCGGTGAAGCTGGCGTACCATTCTACTCAATCTCAGGTTCAGACTTTGTTGAGATGTTTGTCGGGGTCGGTGCAAGCCGAGTTCGTGACTTATTCGAAACTGCGAAAAAGAATGCCCCAGCTATCATCTTTATTGATGAGATCGATGCTGTCGGACGTCAACGTGGCGCTGGTATGGGTGGCGGACACGATGAACGTGAACAAACATTGAACCAATTGCTGGTTGAAATGGATGGATTTGACGGAAACGAAGGCGTGATCGTGATCGCGGCGACAAACCGTTCCGACGTATTAGATCCAGCCTTGCTTCGTCCAGGACGTTTTGACCGTCAGATTTTAGTAGGTCGTCCAGACGTGAAAGGTCGTGAAGCGATTCTACGCGTTCACGCAAGAAACAAACCAATTGCTGACGATGTTGATTTGAAAGTCGTTGCACAACAAACACCAGGTTTTGCTGGTGCTGATTTAGAAAACGTCTTGAACGAAGCGGCATTAGTAGCTGCTCGTCGAAACAAGAAAAAAATCGATGCTTCTGATATCGATGAAGCAGAAGATCGCGTAATTGCAGGTCCTGCGAAGAAAGATCGTGTCATCAGCAAACGCGAACGCGAAATGGTTGCTTACCATGAAGCAGGTCATACGATTGTTGGGCTTGTCTTGAGTCGTGCCCGTGTCGTTCATAAAGTAACGATCATCCCACGTGGACGTGCCGGCGGATACATGATCGCCTTGCCAAAAGAAGATCAATTCTTAATGACCAAAGAAGACATGTTTGAACAAATCGTTGGGTTACTAGGTGGACGTACGGCAGAAGAAATCATCTTCAACGTACAATCTACTGGAGCATCAAATGACTTTGAGCAAGCAACTGCATTAGCAAGAAGCATGGTCACAGAATACGGTATGAGTGATCGTTTAGGACCTGTTCAATACGAAGGAAATCACCAAGTATTCGTAGGTCGTGATTACGGTCAAACAAAAGCATACTCAGAACAAGTTGCTTTTGAGATCGACCAAGAAGTCCGCAAGATCTTGATGGAAGCACATCAAAAAGCGCATGAGATCATCGAAGCGCATCGTGCACAACACAAATTGATCGCAGAAAAACTGCTTGAATTTGAAACATTGGATGCTAAAGCAATCAAATCTCTCTTTGAAAAAGGTGTCATGCCTGAAGGAGCAGAATCAGCAGACTTCCCAAGTGAAAAAGAAGCACAAACGTTTGAAGAAGCGAAACGTGCCTTGGAAGAAAAAGATGCAGAAAAACAAGCAGAAGAAAAACATGATTTTGAAGAATCTGAAAAAGAATTGAATGACGAAAATCAATCAACTTCAACAGACGAACAAAATCATCCAGAAAATCGCTAG
- the hpt gene encoding hypoxanthine phosphoribosyltransferase, with amino-acid sequence MLEKDIERVLITQEEIQVRCKELGKELTENYQDKNPLVVGVLKGAVPFMADIIRSIDAYLELDFMDVSSYGNATVSSGEVKIVKDLDTNVEGRDLLIVEDIIDSGRTLAYLVDLFKYRKANSVKIVTLLDKPEGRVVDIEADYIGFNVPNEFVVGYGLDYAEAYRNLPYIGVLKPSVYQSN; translated from the coding sequence ATGTTAGAAAAAGATATCGAGAGAGTATTGATCACGCAAGAGGAGATACAAGTTCGTTGTAAAGAACTAGGAAAAGAATTAACTGAAAATTATCAAGATAAAAATCCATTGGTTGTTGGTGTATTGAAAGGTGCTGTACCGTTTATGGCGGATATCATCCGTTCAATCGATGCCTACCTGGAATTGGATTTTATGGATGTTTCAAGTTACGGGAACGCAACTGTTTCATCAGGTGAAGTAAAAATCGTGAAAGACTTGGATACGAATGTGGAAGGCCGCGATCTATTGATCGTCGAAGATATCATCGATAGCGGAAGAACACTGGCTTATTTAGTCGATCTATTTAAATATCGTAAAGCAAACTCAGTCAAAATCGTGACGCTCCTTGACAAACCTGAAGGAAGAGTCGTAGATATTGAAGCGGATTATATTGGGTTCAACGTACCGAATGAGTTTGTTGTAGGTTACGGATTGGATTATGCAGAAGCTTATCGAAACCTTCCATATATCGGTGTACTAAAACCGAGCGTTTATCAATCAAATTAA
- the tilS gene encoding tRNA lysidine(34) synthetase TilS has translation MEIEVAKKVRQFKQAFMQKGLRSEYWSKDARILVAVSGGVDSMVLLDCLLAVQKEVGFHLGVVHIDHQLRTVSKQEAAFLETFCREKNLSFHLKVWGQPAEQGIETAARAFRYQTFEQLMRQESYDTLMTAHHGDDQMETVLMKIIRGGQLGTYAGIKESQSFSDGRLIRPLLSFSKEQLYAYAEAEDLPFFEDHTNQELNVQRNRLRHLVVPQLKKENTQAMAHFQKFSQQIQWAEQFIRKSTQQIITQHLTHEEDGFSMPWQVIEGLASFERYFFFYTFFDYVFPTTKVTIKEKQIDTLLRQCERSAGQWQFDLGKRWVIERSYEVFRLYEKKVAQPNVSDHTPLKITPNHPIQLGESEWLGVYTPDQLPDISLDETVEVFTHDLWLPADQELWIDRRQPGDRIQLTETLNKKVSRYFIDKKISVAQRADSWVIIDKGRNLWSLVPFVHSYLSIGVETDKIHYILLYKYQKEAIGRRT, from the coding sequence ATGGAAATCGAAGTAGCAAAAAAAGTACGTCAATTCAAGCAAGCATTTATGCAAAAAGGATTACGTAGCGAATATTGGTCTAAAGATGCACGAATTTTAGTTGCTGTTTCCGGTGGTGTCGATTCCATGGTACTTCTTGATTGCTTGTTGGCAGTCCAAAAGGAAGTGGGTTTTCATTTAGGGGTTGTCCATATCGATCATCAGTTGCGGACTGTCTCAAAGCAAGAAGCAGCATTTCTTGAAACCTTTTGTCGAGAAAAAAATCTTTCTTTTCACCTGAAAGTATGGGGACAACCAGCTGAACAAGGCATCGAAACAGCAGCTAGAGCCTTTCGATATCAAACATTTGAACAACTGATGCGACAAGAAAGTTACGATACATTGATGACGGCACACCACGGAGATGATCAAATGGAGACGGTCTTGATGAAAATCATCCGCGGCGGGCAGCTTGGTACGTATGCAGGAATCAAGGAAAGTCAATCGTTTTCCGATGGACGACTCATCCGACCCTTACTTTCATTTAGTAAAGAACAATTGTATGCGTATGCGGAAGCGGAAGATCTACCTTTTTTCGAGGACCACACAAACCAAGAATTAAACGTGCAACGCAATCGTCTTCGTCATTTAGTCGTCCCGCAATTGAAAAAAGAAAATACACAGGCCATGGCTCATTTCCAGAAATTTTCGCAACAGATCCAATGGGCAGAACAGTTTATCCGTAAAAGTACGCAGCAGATAATTACGCAACACTTGACGCATGAAGAGGATGGCTTTTCTATGCCTTGGCAGGTGATCGAAGGTCTGGCATCATTTGAACGTTATTTCTTTTTTTACACATTTTTTGATTATGTGTTTCCAACGACGAAAGTAACGATCAAAGAAAAACAGATCGATACGTTATTGCGACAATGCGAACGATCCGCAGGACAATGGCAGTTCGATCTGGGAAAACGCTGGGTGATTGAACGATCTTATGAAGTATTTCGTCTTTATGAAAAAAAGGTTGCACAACCAAATGTCAGCGATCACACGCCGCTGAAAATCACCCCAAATCACCCCATTCAATTAGGGGAATCAGAATGGTTAGGGGTCTATACGCCAGATCAACTTCCAGACATAAGTTTGGATGAAACAGTTGAAGTGTTCACACATGATCTCTGGTTACCAGCAGATCAAGAACTCTGGATCGATCGCCGACAACCAGGAGATCGGATCCAATTGACGGAGACATTGAACAAGAAAGTATCAAGATATTTTATTGATAAAAAAATATCTGTTGCTCAGCGAGCGGATTCATGGGTTATTATAGATAAAGGGAGAAATCTATGGAGTCTAGTCCCTTTTGTCCATTCTTATTTGAGTATTGGTGTAGAAACTGATAAAATACACTACATACTTCTTTACAAATATCAAAAAGAAGCAATTGGAAGGAGAACCTGA
- a CDS encoding S1 domain-containing RNA-binding protein codes for MSIEVGAKLQGKVSGITNFGAFIDLGAGKTGLVHISEVSNGYIKDIHDVLSVGDEVTVKVITVNDDGKIGLSIRKAQEQPVETNDENRQKRYPQKETRDNRGRAPQKKSFSRSQPSNTKEDFDSLMSSFLKDSDDRLTSLKRNTEGKRGGRGGRRS; via the coding sequence ATGTCAATCGAGGTAGGAGCAAAACTGCAAGGAAAAGTTTCAGGAATCACAAATTTTGGCGCATTTATTGATTTAGGAGCTGGTAAAACAGGATTAGTTCATATCAGTGAAGTATCAAACGGTTATATCAAAGATATTCATGATGTATTGAGCGTTGGTGATGAGGTAACAGTCAAAGTCATTACAGTCAATGATGATGGGAAAATCGGTTTATCTATCCGTAAAGCACAAGAACAACCAGTAGAAACTAATGATGAAAATCGTCAAAAGAGATATCCACAAAAAGAAACTCGAGATAATCGAGGACGCGCACCGCAGAAAAAATCTTTTTCTCGCAGCCAACCTTCCAATACAAAAGAAGACTTCGATTCATTGATGAGCTCATTTTTAAAAGATAGCGATGATCGATTGACTTCCTTAAAACGCAACACAGAAGGAAAACGCGGAGGCCGTGGCGGTCGCCGTAGCTAA
- a CDS encoding FtsB family cell division protein, producing the protein MANKSNKIAALDTEYAKKKYVEFQQQQRQLIFRRRRLAAIFLGALVIFAVIGFQIFNDMQRMNHLNELKVEADTELRQINKDVDQLTEDVKLLKDEDYVAKLARSKYFYSKEGEQVYPILESTTDNSADNDEQTTSSTTAQ; encoded by the coding sequence GTGGCAAACAAAAGCAATAAAATCGCTGCATTAGACACAGAGTATGCAAAGAAAAAATATGTCGAATTCCAACAGCAACAACGCCAATTGATTTTTCGTAGACGCAGGTTAGCAGCCATCTTTTTAGGTGCTTTGGTCATTTTCGCTGTAATAGGTTTCCAAATTTTCAATGATATGCAACGAATGAATCATTTGAACGAATTAAAAGTCGAGGCGGATACAGAGTTACGACAAATCAACAAAGATGTGGATCAACTCACAGAAGACGTCAAATTGCTTAAAGACGAAGATTACGTAGCGAAACTTGCTAGAAGCAAATATTTCTATTCAAAAGAGGGAGAGCAAGTTTATCCGATCCTTGAATCTACGACTGATAATTCAGCAGATAACGATGAACAAACAACGAGTTCAACAACTGCCCAATAA
- a CDS encoding RNA-binding S4 domain-containing protein, translated as MRLDKFLKISRIIKRRSVAKEVADKGRIKINGKLAKSSSDVKVGDQLDIQFGNKTMEIKVAELHESTKKEDAQKMYEVLSETRVQNSSEID; from the coding sequence ATGCGACTAGATAAATTTTTAAAAATCTCGCGAATCATTAAGCGTCGATCTGTCGCTAAGGAAGTGGCAGATAAAGGAAGAATCAAAATCAATGGGAAATTAGCGAAATCTTCCAGTGATGTCAAGGTCGGTGACCAGTTAGACATCCAATTCGGCAACAAAACAATGGAAATCAAAGTAGCAGAGTTACATGAGTCAACCAAAAAAGAAGACGCACAAAAAATGTATGAAGTCTTATCAGAAACACGAGTACAAAACTCAAGCGAAATTGATTAG
- a CDS encoding putative polysaccharide biosynthesis protein, translating to MDHKEMRQVMHGAFVLTLASFIAKVLSALYRIPLQNLVGDEGFYVYQQVYPIYGIAMTLALSGLPQFISKYVAEKKDPFEQKQALKNLYPLVFWSGFLLWLFVFSFSHWIAIMMGDQQLMPLIRIVSFTFLLMPGLSYYRGNFQGRFLMEPTAVSQVVEQLVRVAIIVFSAIAFKRFGWTVYQTGTAAMSGAVFGGVCAYGILYYYEQKIHGGALSFGHFPIFKKPAKPLIRRFLIEGGLVSIYSGLLIFFQLIDSFFVKNALQIYGLSEQASKIAKGVYDRGQPLVQLGLVIATALSATFLPALTRYLTSTVKSQFYSTAKIYLRLTTALALAASVGLAVLLPYINYALFKDYAGNTTLVLFVFSIGLTAIIQSYQSIAQSKNSFRPSLKGAGWGLLAKALATPLLTSYLGTVGASLSTLLGLAVTLWYFVHTETTAINSFWRERKFGKKLLQCLGCMVLALFLYYGFLNLLIGPVSHRSTALFASLGGVGIGVVTFVYAVIWTKLFTIREWLLLPFGKKILRLKKIKK from the coding sequence TTGGATCATAAAGAAATGCGTCAAGTGATGCATGGTGCTTTTGTGTTGACGCTTGCTTCCTTTATAGCAAAAGTCCTCAGCGCACTGTATCGGATTCCATTGCAAAACTTAGTGGGGGATGAAGGGTTTTATGTCTATCAACAAGTCTATCCCATTTATGGTATTGCGATGACATTAGCATTGTCAGGCTTGCCTCAGTTCATCTCTAAATATGTAGCAGAAAAAAAAGACCCTTTCGAACAAAAACAAGCATTGAAAAATCTTTATCCTCTTGTCTTTTGGTCAGGCTTTTTACTCTGGCTCTTCGTCTTTTCGTTTAGCCATTGGATCGCCATCATGATGGGCGACCAACAATTGATGCCATTGATTCGGATCGTTTCGTTCACATTCCTATTGATGCCAGGGCTGTCGTATTACCGTGGGAATTTCCAAGGTCGGTTTTTAATGGAACCAACGGCAGTCTCGCAAGTCGTTGAACAACTGGTTCGTGTAGCAATCATCGTTTTTAGTGCGATCGCCTTTAAACGATTCGGTTGGACAGTCTATCAAACAGGGACAGCAGCGATGAGTGGCGCAGTTTTTGGTGGTGTATGTGCGTATGGTATATTGTATTATTATGAGCAAAAAATCCATGGTGGTGCATTGAGCTTTGGGCATTTTCCAATTTTCAAAAAGCCAGCAAAACCACTTATTCGACGCTTCCTGATTGAAGGAGGATTAGTATCCATTTATAGTGGTTTATTGATCTTCTTCCAATTGATTGATTCTTTTTTTGTTAAGAATGCTTTACAAATCTATGGTTTATCCGAACAAGCATCTAAAATAGCTAAAGGAGTATATGATCGTGGGCAACCATTAGTTCAATTAGGACTAGTCATTGCTACAGCTTTAAGTGCCACGTTCTTACCTGCACTGACACGGTATCTAACGAGTACAGTCAAAAGTCAATTCTACTCGACTGCAAAAATTTACTTGCGTTTGACAACGGCGCTAGCATTAGCAGCTTCCGTTGGTTTAGCGGTACTACTACCTTATATCAATTACGCGTTGTTTAAAGATTATGCTGGAAATACAACACTAGTGCTGTTTGTTTTTTCGATTGGCTTGACTGCGATCATCCAATCGTATCAAAGCATTGCTCAAAGTAAAAACTCTTTCCGACCCTCACTAAAGGGGGCGGGCTGGGGCTTGCTGGCTAAGGCGTTAGCAACACCGCTTCTTACGAGTTACTTAGGAACAGTCGGTGCCAGTTTATCCACACTGCTTGGACTGGCAGTGACTTTATGGTATTTTGTCCATACAGAAACCACAGCGATCAATAGTTTTTGGCGGGAGCGAAAATTTGGTAAAAAATTGCTCCAATGTCTAGGCTGTATGGTTCTAGCGTTGTTTTTGTATTATGGCTTCTTAAACTTATTAATTGGGCCAGTCAGCCATCGCTCGACCGCTCTTTTTGCCAGCCTAGGTGGCGTGGGGATCGGCGTCGTCACATTTGTGTATGCGGTGATCTGGACAAAATTATTTACGATCCGCGAATGGTTATTACTACCATTTGGTAAGAAAATCTTACGTTTAAAAAAAATAAAAAAATAA